The genomic window GCGCGGACTGTCCGTATTATTGCTGGAAGCGCAGGATTTGGCGTGCGCCACCTCTTCCGCCAGCTCCAAACTTATTCACGGCGGCCTGCGCTATCTCGAACATTATGAGATTCGTTTGGTGAGCGAAGCTCTGGCTGAACGGGAAGTTCTGCTGAAAATGGCCCCCCATATCGCTTTTCCGATGCGGTTCCGGCTGCCGCACCGCCCACACCTGCGGCCGGCGTGGATGATCCGTGTCGGCCTGTTTATGTATGATCATCTCGGCAAACGCACCAGCCTACCGGCGAGTCAGAGCGTTCGCTTTGGCGCGGATTCGGTCCTGAAACCCGAAATCATGCGCGGTTTCGAGTATTCCGACTGCTGGGTAGACGATGCGCGCCTGGTAGTGCTCAACGCTCAGGAAGTGGTGGCACACGGTGGTGAGGTCAAGACACGTACCCAAGTAACCCGCGCCTGGCGGAAAAACGGACTGTGGCAGGTTGAGGCCCGGGATAGTCTGACCGGCAAACAGCATCGCTGGCACGCAAAAGGTCTGGCTAACGCCACCGGCCCCTGGGCGAAACATTTCATCGATGAAAGCCTGCATTTGCCGTCGCAATATGGCATCCGCCTAATAAAAGGCAGCCACATCGTCGTACCGTGCGTCCATCACCAGCCGCAGGCGTACATCCTGCAAAACGAGGATCACCGCATTGTGTTCGTCATTCCGTGGATGGAAACGTTTTCCATCATCGGTACGACCGACGTGGAATATCACGGCGATCCGGGCGAGGTCCATATCGACGAGAGTGAAATTGACTATCTGCTCAAGGTCTACAACGCCCATTTCCAACGTCCCCTAGGCCGTGAAGACATTGTCTGGACCTTTTCCGGCGTCCGCCCCCTGTGCGACGACGAGTCCAATTCACCCCAGGCGGTGACCCGCGACTACACGCTGTCGCTGAGCGACGAAAACGGGCAGGCGCCGCTGCTGTCAGTTTTTGGCGGCAAACTCACCACTTACCGCAAGCTGGCCGAATATGCGCTGGAAAAACTGGCTCATTATTATCCTCACGCCAAAGGCGCCTGGACCAGCAACGCGGTGCTGCCGGGTGGCGATTTCGCCGGTACCCGCGACGACTACACCGCCGTGCTGCGCCGCAAATTCGCCTTTTTGCCGGAAGCGCTGGCGCGGCGCTACAGCCACACATACGGCACCCGCAGCGAACAGCTGCTGGCCGGCGTGACCGGTCTTGCGGATCTCGGCGAAGATTTTGGTCACGGCCTGTATGAAGCGGAACTCCGTTATCTGGTGGCGCAGGAGTGGGTGGTCACCTTGGACGACGCTATCTGGCGCCGCACCAAGCTCGGCATGTGGCTGGACGAAGCCCAGCAGACGCGAATTACCGACTGGCTGGTCAGCACGTCAGCCCGGCGCGGCTGTCGCTGGCGTCCTAAACCCCTCCCGCCTGCTGGCTCCTCTACAGGCGGACGGGCGCCACTTTCCAAATCTCCTTGGCATATTCGCGGATAGTCCGATCGGAGGAGAAATACCCCATGTTGGCAATACTCAGCGCCGCGCGCCGCGTCCACTCATACGGGCGCTGATACAGTCCGTCCACCTCATCCAGGTTGTCCACATAGCTGCGGTAATCCGCCAACAACTGATAATGGTCGTCCAAATTGACTAGCGAATCTAACAGATTACTATAACGTCCCGGCTCGCCGGGACTGAATACGCCGGTGGCTATCTGCGACAGTGCCAAATGCAGCTCCGCATCCTGCTCGTAATGGCTGCGCGGATTGTAGCCGTCGCTGCGCAGCGCCTCGACCTATAGAGCGGTATTGCCGAAAATAAACATATTCTCTTCGCCCATATTCTGGCGCATTTCAATATTCGCGCCGTCGAGGGTGCCGATAGTCAGAGCACCGTTAAGGGCAAACTTCATATTGCTGATACCTGACGCCTCGGTCCCCGCCAGGGAGATTTGCTCGGAGAGATACGCCGCCGGAATAATCAGCTGCGCCAGGCTGACGCTATAGTTCGGCACGAAAATTACCTTGAGCCGGTTTTTCATCAGCGGATCGCGATTGATAACCGCCGCCACATCGTTAATGAGTCGGATGATATGTTTAGCCATGCAATAGGCCAACGCGGCTTTGCCGGCGAAAATATTCACCCGAGGCACCCTATCGCCGTCCGGATTTTCGCGGATACGGTTATAACAGGTGATGATATGCAGCACGTTAAGCAGCTGGCGTTTGTATTCGTGGATGCGTTTGATTTGCACGTCGAGCAGCGCCGCCGGATTGACGACCTCGTCCAGTTGGTTGGCCAGATAGGCCGCCAGCTGTTTTTTATTGCTTAATTTGGCCTGCTGCAGTTGCACGATAAACGCCGGAAAATCGATATGCCCTTTTAATTCCTCCAGCTGCCCGAGGTCGGTGCACCAGGTCTGGCCAATGGTGGCATCCAGCACCGCCGACAGAGGCGGATTGGCCAGCGCCGTGTGGTAACGCCGTTGGTTTTATTGCAAATTGATCGGGAAACAGGCGGGCGAAATCGGCAAATAACGACTGCATTATCAGCTCCGAATGCAGTTCGGAAACGCCGTTGACCTTATGGCTGGCGATCACCGCCAGCCAGGCCATACGCACCATACGGCCGTTATGTTCATCGATGATAGACACTCGCGACAGCAACTCGCTGTCTCCCGGTACCTGCGTCTGAACCTGATTCAGGAAGTGATCGTTGATATCGAAGATAATCTGCAAATGGCGCGGCAGGATCTTGCCCAGCATATCCACCGGCCAGATTTCCAGCGCCTCGCTCATCAACGTATGATTGGTATAGGAAAACGCTTGGCAAACCACCTCCCAGGCGCGTGACCAGTCAAACTTATGCTCATCAATGAGCAGAAGCATCAGTTCGGGAATCGCCAGCACCGGGGGCGTGTCGTTCAAATGGATAGCAATCTTATCGCCCAGATTGTCGAAGGTGTTGTGCAGTAACCAATGCCGATTAAGGATATCCTGCACCGTGGCGGAGACGAGAAAATATTCCTCCGCAGCCACAGTTCGCGGCCGGAATACGTTGAATCGTCGGGATAGAGTACGCGGGAGACGTTTTCGGAATAGTTTTTATCTTCCACCGCGGCGAAGTAGTCTCCCTGATTGAATTTACCGAGATTAATTTCACTGCTCCCTGCGCGCTCCAAAGCCGCAGGGTGTTGGTGGTATCGGTATCAAACCCCGGGATTATCTGATCATAGGTGCAGGCCAGTACCTCTTCGGTTTCCACCCAGAGTATTTTGGCGCCTTCATGCTGCAACCTGCCGCCGAAACGGACTTTGTAGCGGCTGGGGTGGCGGGGGAATTCCCAGGGGTTACCGTACTCCAGCCAATAATCGGGGGATTCGGCCTGCTGGCCGTTGACGATATTTTGCTTGAATATGCCGTATTCATAGCGGATGCCGTAGCCGCGTCCCGGCAGCGCCAGCGTCGCCATAGAGTCGAGAAAACAGGCCGCCAGCCGCCGCCCCAGGCCGCCGTTTCCCAGACTGGGATCGTTCTCCTCGGTCAGCAGGTCATCCAGTTCCAGCCCCATTTCATCAAGCGCGACCCGGGTATCCTCGTAAATTTCCATCGCCAGCAGCGCGTTAGACAGCGTGCGGCCGAGCAAAAATTCCATCGACAGATAATAAACCTGGCGCACATCCTGCGACAGCTGGGCGCGGTTGGACACAGCCAGCGCTCCACCATGCGATCCCTTACCGCCAGCAACACGGCATTGAGCCACTCGTGTTTATTCGCCATGGCCGGATCTTTGCCGATAGTAAACATCAACTTATAGGCGATGGAATGTTTAAGCGCCTCGACGCTGAGGGTAGGTGACGCATAGATAAACGGTGAATTCATGCCCGTGTTCCCCTGATTAACCTTAAAGGCATTGATACAACGACTGATACGCTTTCGCGGCAACGCGCCAGCTAAAATCGAGTCCCATCACCTGCCGCTGTACATAACGCCACAGCGACGGCCGCGACCACAAGACAAAAGCGCGGCGAATAGCGCGCTGCAGGCCCGCGGCGGTGGCATCCTCAAACACAAAACCGCTGGCGACGCCGTCCGACAGGTTCTCCAACGAGCTATCGGTGACGGTATCCGCCAGCCCGCCGGTACGGCGTACCAGCGGCAGGGTGCCGTACTTTAGAGCATAAAGCTGGGTGAGACCGCAAGGTTCAAAGCGGCTCGGCACCATCAACACGTCTGCGACGCCGATAATGCGGTGCGAAAACGCCTCATGGTATCCCAATTTACACCCACATGGCTGGGATATTCCACCGCTGCGGCCAGAAAGCCTTGCTGCAACGTGGCGTCACCGGCGCCGAGCAGGGTAAGCTGCCCCCCTTGCTCAAGCAGGTCCGGCAGGACTTCCAGCACCAGATCCAACCCTTTCTGGCTGGTCAGCCGGCTGACGACGGCAAAAAGCGGCACCTTTTCATCCACCGTCAGCCCCATCGCGGTTATAGGTCGTGATAAGGACTGCCGTGGCGATCGTAGAGATCGGGGATATCAATCAAATAGATACCGACGCCATTGAAGCGGCCGTACAGCAGCACGCCGTGGCGGGACAGCGCATCAAATTCTTTTACCACCCGGCTATCGGGAACGCCTTTACGTAAATCCGGAAAGGCTGGTAATAATACCTGCGCATCATCGCCCTCTGCGATTTGCGCAGCGGGAGCGCCCCTACCACATCTGCCAGTCCCCCGGTTTTTAGCAAGGGAACAATTTAGAACAAACATGTAGAACCTGCATCATCGCTCCTGTTGTGGCTTAGTGCTTTCCTAGTGACAGTTTGGGGTCTTCCCTAACTGAGTTTTGCCAACGTATCGCGGGTGACCAGCACAATGCCTTCCTCCGTAAGGTGAAAGCGTTGCCGATCCAAATCCGCATCTTCGCCAATTATCATGTCATCAGGGATCTTGCAGGCGCGGTCGACAATACATCGCCGCAGCCGGCAGGAGCGTCCGACAATCACGTCCGGCAATCGGCATATTCACCGTCGAACTGGGCCAGCCCGAACTCGTCGCTCGGGAAATGGCCCGGCACCCAGTCCAGCAGCGCGTTCAGTCCGGCCTGATGAGCGGCATCAATCAGCGCACGAAAATCCTCCGGCGTGCCGAAGCGGCGGGTCGGGGCATAAATGCCGAGAGGCTGATACCCCCAGCTCCCATCGAAGGGTGCTCGTTAATCGGCAGCAATTCGATATGGGTAAAGCACATGTACTTGACATAACTAACCAATTGCTCTGCCAGCTCCAGATAACTGAGCCAATAATTGTTCTCGTCGTGGCGGCGCCAGGAGCCAAGATGCACTTCATAAATGGCGATAGGCTGGTTCATCAGATTGGCCTGGCAGCGTGCCGCATCAGGCGACGCCGTGTCCGGACGCATCTGCGCCTCAAACGCATAGGGATCGGCTTTGAGTCGCGTCTGCCCGTGGCAATCGATAATTTCATATTTATATAATTGCCCTAGGGTTACCGCCGGCAGAAACAATTCCCAGAGACCATTTTCCCGCCGCTGGCGCATCGGATGGCGGCGGCCATCCCAAAAATTAAACTCTCCGACCACCGAAACCCGCTGCGCATTAGGCGCCCAAACGGCGAAGCGCATGCCGGCGACCTCATCCAACACTTCCGGATGCGCCCCCAACCGTTCCCAGGGACGTAAATGGGTTCCTTCCGCCAGCAGCCAACTGTCAATATCCTGCAACAAAGGACCGAAACGATAGGGATCCTCGATAATATAGTTATGGTCATGCCAGGTGACGGCCAGTTGATAATGGAAAGGATTTTTACGCCGCGGGACAATCCCGCTAAAAAAGCCGCGTTGATCTTCACAGGTTAACTCTGTGACACGGCGTCCATTTTTAGCCTCAATTACCGTTACCGCGCTGGCCTAGGGCAATAAGGCGCGTACTACCAATCCCGCAGCGGTTTGATACATGCCCAATAAAGAAAATGGATCGGCATAATGGCTGGCCACCAGTGCAGTAATAACGTCTTGGTCGGGATATCCTGCCATGTATTCTTCCTTTTCTTACTCCATGAAATAAAAGGATATTGCAAAAAGATAAATGCCTATAACCTACCCGCCAGTACAGTCTCGCACCGTCAGCCGCGCGCGCAATGGCTCGTTGGCGGTTAACGTACGTGACAAGGGAGCAGAAAATGCCATAGTGAGAGACGATTATGATGATGACGTAATCATGTAAATATAAATAATAATCATAGACAAATTTTTACGGCGCGTTCAGGCTTGCTTAACGAAATTTTTTATTAACTATTAAGCCTATGAAAAACTTAACTTCGCTAAGTTAAATTTTTTATCATCCAAAAAAACACGTTGGCGATAGGTGCGGCATCAGGGGCAGTCAATGTCCTGCACCAGCAGGTAATGCGTTAACGGATGAGCGGATTATCGTCACCGCGGCCACTTGCGACGGCGACGCTGGGTTGGCCACGCTCAGGCAGGAGCAGGCGATGGGCCGCCTTGTCCCCCTCTTCCGCTAAAGGAAAGAAAGTAGCAGCGTACATGAATCGTTAGCGCACGATAGCGCTTAAAGTGCGACGCGTTTCAGCCAAGGACAGAGTGAAAGCATTAAGGGAATAATCTCGCCCATCGGCAGCAAAAAGGTGTCTTTCTTCACGCGACAAACGGCCCCTGCCCCATCACAATGCGTCGGCGGCAGCTAACGGCAACCGGAAACACAGCGCAGGCGGCAACCGCCGAGGGTCGTTTAATGCGCCAATTGGCGCAGCATACGGCGCAGAGGCTCGGCAGCGCCCCACAATAGCTGGTCGCCGACGGTAAAGGCCGAAAGATACTCCGGGCCCATATTCAATTTCCGCAGCCGACCGACCGGGGTTTTCAGTGTGCCGGTCACCGCTGCCGGCGTCAGCTCCCGCATCGACAATTCACGATCGTTGGGCACCACGGTCACCCAATCATTATGGGTAGCGAGCAGTTGCTCAATTTCCGCCAGCGGTACATCCTTCTTCAGCTTCAGCGTAAACACCTGGCTATGGCAGCGCAGAGCGCCTATACGCACGCACAGCCCGTCCACCGGTATCGGCTGGCGGGTATTAAGGATCTTGTTGGTTTCCGCCTGACCTTTCCACTCTTCGCGGCTCTGGCCGTTTTCCAGCTGCTTATCGATCCAGGGGATCAGGCTACCGGCCAGCGGTACGCCAAAATTATCCGTCGGCAGGGTACCGCTGCGGGTCAGTTCGGTGACCCGACGCTCGATATCCAAAATGGCCGAAGCCGGATCCTGCAACGGTTTGGCTACCGCGCCGTGTAATTGTCCTATTTGTACCAAGAGCTCGCGCATATGGCGCGCGCCGCCGCCGGATGCCGCCTGATAGGTGGCCACCGAGGCCCATTCCACCAAATCTTGGGCAAACAAACCGCCCAGCGACATCAGCATCAGACTCACAGTGCAATTACCGCCGACAAAGGTTTTAATGCCGCGTTCCAGCCCTTGCTGGATGACGGCCTGATTGACGGGATCCAGGATGATAATCGCGTCATCGCGCATACGCAGCGACGACGCCGCATCAATCCAGTAGCCCTGCCAGTCAATTTCACGCAGCTGGGGATAGATTTCGTTGGTATAATCGCCGCCTTGACAGGTAACAATAATGTCCAGCGCGCTGAGCGCCGCCAGATCCCGCGCATCTTGCAACACACCCTGCTGGCCGTTTACCGCCGGCGCGGGCTGGCCATGCTGGGAAGTGGAAAAAAATACCGGGCGGATGGCGTCAAAATCGCGCTCTTCGGTCATGCGCTGTATCAGCACTGAACCGACCATACCGCGCCAGCCGATAAAACCAACGTTTTTCATGTTTAACTGTCCTGCCGTAGGGGGGTGGACAAACTATTCCGCGTGCTCTTACTGCGAAGCCTCAGCAGGAAACACTTTGTCCACCTTACAAAATGTGGTTGAAATGCCGCAAGTGAAATTATTCGATTTTAAGCCCTTTTTCAGCAACGGCGCTTATACTCTTCCGTTGCCGGGATGCCGGCGCTGATGACGTCGAGGTGATAATGAGCGAAATGATATCGGCTACCGTTTTGTTATTTTTGATTATAGATCCTTTGGGCAATTTGCCCATTTTCATGTCGGTGCTTAAACATTTGGAGCCGAAGCGGCGGCGTATTATCGTCATCCGGGAAATGCTGATGGCGCTGCTGCTGATGCTGATTTTTTTGTTCGCCGGCAAGCATATTCTGTCGTTCCTCAACCTGCGCACCGAAACGGTGTCGATCTCCGGCGGCATTATTTTATTTTTAATCGCCATCAAAATGATCTTTCCGTCACAGGAAGGCAATAGCTCCGGCCTGCCGGCGGGAGAGGAACCGTTTTTGGTGCCGCTAGCGATTCCGCTGGTCGCCGGGCCGTCTATCATTGCGGCATTAATGCTGCTATCGCATCAATATCCCCTACAAATCAATCATTTGTTGCTGGCGTTGCTGATAGCCTGGGGCCTGTCTGTGGTTATACTGATGCTGTCCAACGTCTTTTTACGCTTGTTGGGCAATAAAGGCGTCAGCGCGCTTGAGCGGTTGATGGGGTTATTGCTGTTGATGATCTCGACCCAGATGTTTTTAGACGGCGTCCGCACCTACCTGCACGCCTGAGGGGGAAACGTCATCGCCGGCTAATTGACCGGGCGTAAACGTTTCCAAGCAGCTCGGGTAAGGGAGCCGGCAGGCCGACAAGATAAAATAAGGCCCGGCGGGCACACTGCCACGCCGGACCGCACGTGTTACCACGTGCTATTCGCTAAAGCTTAAATCACCATATTCAGCAGCAGACAGCCCACCAGGCCGCCGACCGCGATGATGGTTTCCAGCACTGACCAGGAGCGGATGGTCTCGCCAATGGTCAGGTTGAAATACTCCTTGAACAGCCAGAAGCCGGGGTCATTGACGTGAGAAAAGATCACGCTGCCGGAGCCGACGGCGATAACCATCAGCTCGGGGCTGACGCCGGTGGTGGCGATAAGCGGTGCGGCGATACCGCCGGCGGTGATCGCGGCGACCGTCGCCGAACCCAGCGCAATGCGCAGCGTAGCGGCGATGGTCCAGGCGAGCAACAACGGTGAAATGGTGCTGCCTTCCATCAGCGAAGCGATATATTTATCCACGCCGCTGTCTACCAGGACCTGTTTAAAGGCCCCGCCGCCGCCGATAATCAAGAGCATCATGGCGATAATTTTTATGGAATCGGTAATGGTATTCATCACCTCATCCATAGAGCGGCCGCGATTAAGACCGAACGTGAAGATGGCGATCAGCACGGCGATAAACGTGGCCATAATCGGTTCGCCGAAGAACTCGGTATACGCCAGGATGGGATTGCCCGCCGGTAATACCATTTCGGTAACGGCACGCAGCGCCATTAATACCACCGGTACCAGCGAAGTCCAGACGCTGACGGCAAAGCTCGGCATCTCCTGCTCGGTAAACTTTTTCGGGTTATACAGACCTTCCGGCACCGGCTTGTCAATATGGAACAGGAAACGCGAATAGACCGGTCCGGCCAGAATGACCGTCGGAATGGCGAGGATGGTGCCGTATAACAGCGTTCTGCCCATGTCAGCGTGGAAGATGGCGGCAATCGCGGTAGGGCCAGGGTGCGGCGGCAGGAAGCCGTGCGTTACCGACAGCGCGGCGGCCATTGGTACGCCCACGTACAGTAGCGAAATACGCGCGTTGGCGGCGATACTGAACACCAGCGGCAGCATCAGCACAAAACCAATCTCATAAAACAGCGCGAAACCGACGGTGAAACCCGTTAATACCACCGCCCATTGAATATAAAGCTGTCCAAATTTGTCGATAAGCGTGGTGGCAATACGCTGAGCACCGCCGCAATCCGCCAGCAATTTTCCCAGCATGGCGCCGAAACCCATAATCAGCGCCAGACTGCCCAGCGTGCCGCCAACGCCGTTTTTGATCGATTCGATGACTTTGTTGACCGGCATGCCCTGCAGGATCCCTACAGCCAGTGCAACCAGGATTAACGCGATGAAACCGTTTAGTTTAAAACGGATCATCAGGAGCAACAGGAGTGCTACCCCAATGGCAACAATAAAAAGTGGCATGATAATTCCCCCAATGGATATCTGTCCGAACCGGTGAGTCGCGCGCCGGTCAATATATGATAGTCTTCAAATCATATCTTATGATATGATGTTACCGGTATCATGATACCGGTAACATCCTGCGCTAAGGAATGGATAGGGGAACTAAATTAGCGTTTTGGGAGCGGGATCATATTATGGCCTGAGGCGCAGGGTCAGAGAATTCTCCCGGTCGGCAGGGTGAAGGAAGAAAGTGGACGGCCCTGTTCCTATGAACGTTGCGACGGTAAGTTGCCTGCTACGCTGTAAGGGTCAAATACTTTCCCCGGTCAGTAACGTAAAACCGACGTCGATTTGCCCGTCGGCGCGCGGTTCGCCCCGCAGGCGGGCCAACAGGCAGTCGGCGCTCAGGCGCCCCATTTCTTCACGGGGAGTAAGTACGCTGGCCAAGCGTGGATGAGCAACGCGGGAGAAGTCGTGACCGTGAAAACCAGCTATCGCCATCCTGTCGGGCACGGTAATCCCCTGGCGCTGGCATTCAAACAATGCGCCTATGGCCAAGTCGTCATTGGTGCTGATTATGCCGTTGATACCGGGATACTCCCGCTGCGTCTGGCACAGTAATTCCACGCCGGCGGAATAGTTGGAGGAGTCCGCCATCATGACGCTATAGGCGGGCAGGCCGGCGTCGCGCATGCCTTGCTCATACCCTTGCTGCTTAATTAGGGTACGTTCATCCTGTCGGGCGCCGAAATACACCACTTGATGATGCCCACGCTCGACGATAAGCCGGGTCATTTGCCGTGCCGCCTCGAAATTATCAAACCCCACCGCCATATCCAGACAGGGGGAGACGCAATCCATGATCTCCACCACCGGAATACCGGCCACTTCGATCATTTTCAGCGTACGGGGGGAATGATGGCGTTCGGACAGGATAAGGCCGTCAATGTTATAAGACAGTAGCGAGGTCAGCCGCAGCTCTTCCAGCTCCGGCGAATAACCGTAGTGCGCCAGCATGGTCTGATAGCCGTTGGCATCGGTGACCTGCTCAATCCCGCGCAGGACTTCGGCGAAAACCTGATTAGTCAGCGAAGGCAGCAACACGCCGATAGCGCGGCTGGTGGCGTTGGAGAGGATATCCGGCGCCCGGTTAGGGATATAACCCAGGCTATCAAGCGCCGCGGCGATCTTCGCCTGCAGCGCCTGAGAGACCCGATCCGGATCGCGCAGATAGCGACTCACCGTCATTTTGGTTACCCCAACTTGATCGGCGACATCCTGCAGTCCCGGCCTTTTTTTCTTCATTATTAACTTGTTAACCTCCACCGACGATTCAGCTAAGTTTAACAAAAAAATCCGCTGCCGAGTATTTTTATTCCGGTCAAACCGGGGACAGATCAAACAGCAGCACTTCGCTGTCGTCGTGCACCGCCAGTGCAATCCGGCTTTCGTCCTCTACCGCGAGCGAATCGCCGGTTGTCACATTGATATCATTCACAGTCAACGCGCCGGCGATGACCTGTAGCCACATCCGACGGCCGGGGGCGATGGGCAGCGAATACGACCACCCGCGCGGCAGCGCCCAGCGGGTCAGGGTCATATCCTGGAACACCCGCAGCGAGCCGTCGCGGCCGTCGGGCGATAGCACCAACTAGCGGCCTTCGGGCGCCCCAAAGCGACGCTGTTCGTAGCGCGGCGGCAGGCCGGTTTGCGCCAGCGTTATCCAGATCTGATAGAGATGCAAGGGCGCATCGTCGCGGGCATTGTATTCGGAGTGCCGTATCCCGGTCCCGGCGCCCATGATCTGAAACTCACCGGCGTGAATCTGCGCCTGATTGCCCATACTGTCCCGATGCGCGACCGTGCCGGAGCGCACATAGGTCAGAATTTCCATATCCTTATGCGGGTGCGTGCCGAAACCCTGTCCGGGGGTAATGATGTCCTCGTTTATCACCCGCAACGCGGAAAAACCCATAAAATCCGGGTGATAGTAATCGGCGAAGGAAAAACTATGCCAGCTGGTCAGCCAGCCGTAGTGGGCATAACCGCGATCGTTGGCGGCGCGCAGGATATTCATATTCTCCTCACTGTTTTCCTCTAGTCTAAACGCGGCCTGAAAGAATAATAGCGGAAAAATATCATCGCTAAGTTCAAAAAATTAGAATGAAACATCTGCGTGAAAGGACGAATCGGGGACAAAAAAAGCCAGCGCACAAGCTGGCTGAAATTACTGGAAGCAATGTGAGCAATGTCGTGCTCCCGTGCCAGGATCGCAATGGCCGGTAAGCACAAAAATAGTAATCATTATCATTCGCACTTGTAAAGTTTTTTAGCGATCGCCCAGGTACATTGCCAGCAGATAACGGGGAACCGCGTCATCTTCGTTGCTGCCGATGAC from Sodalis glossinidius str. 'morsitans' includes these protein-coding regions:
- the glpD gene encoding glycerol-3-phosphate dehydrogenase, producing METKDLIVIGGGINGTGIASDAAGRGLSVLLLEAQDLACATSSASSKLIHGGLRYLEHYEIRLVSEALAEREVLLKMAPHIAFPMRFRLPHRPHLRPAWMIRVGLFMYDHLGKRTSLPASQSVRFGADSVLKPEIMRGFEYSDCWVDDARLVVLNAQEVVAHGGEVKTRTQVTRAWRKNGLWQVEARDSLTGKQHRWHAKGLANATGPWAKHFIDESLHLPSQYGIRLIKGSHIVVPCVHHQPQAYILQNEDHRIVFVIPWMETFSIIGTTDVEYHGDPGEVHIDESEIDYLLKVYNAHFQRPLGREDIVWTFSGVRPLCDDESNSPQAVTRDYTLSLSDENGQAPLLSVFGGKLTTYRKLAEYALEKLAHYYPHAKGAWTSNAVLPGGDFAGTRDDYTAVLRRKFAFLPEALARRYSHTYGTRSEQLLAGVTGLADLGEDFGHGLYEAELRYLVAQEWVVTLDDAIWRRTKLGMWLDEAQQTRITDWLVSTSARRGCRWRPKPLPPAGSSTGGRAPLSKSPWHIRG
- the asd gene encoding aspartate-semialdehyde dehydrogenase, with the protein product MKNVGFIGWRGMVGSVLIQRMTEERDFDAIRPVFFSTSQHGQPAPAVNGQQGVLQDARDLAALSALDIIVTCQGGDYTNEIYPQLREIDWQGYWIDAASSLRMRDDAIIILDPVNQAVIQQGLERGIKTFVGGNCTVSLMLMSLGGLFAQDLVEWASVATYQAASGGGARHMRELLVQIGQLHGAVAKPLQDPASAILDIERRVTELTRSGTLPTDNFGVPLAGSLIPWIDKQLENGQSREEWKGQAETNKILNTRQPIPVDGLCVRIGALRCHSQVFTLKLKKDVPLAEIEQLLATHNDWVTVVPNDRELSMRELTPAAVTGTLKTPVGRLRKLNMGPEYLSAFTVGDQLLWGAAEPLRRMLRQLAH
- a CDS encoding YhgN family NAAT transporter, with the translated sequence MSEMISATVLLFLIIDPLGNLPIFMSVLKHLEPKRRRIIVIREMLMALLLMLIFLFAGKHILSFLNLRTETVSISGGIILFLIAIKMIFPSQEGNSSGLPAGEEPFLVPLAIPLVAGPSIIAALMLLSHQYPLQINHLLLALLIAWGLSVVILMLSNVFLRLLGNKGVSALERLMGLLLLMISTQMFLDGVRTYLHA
- the gntT gene encoding gluconate transporter, with amino-acid sequence MPLFIVAIGVALLLLLMIRFKLNGFIALILVALAVGILQGMPVNKVIESIKNGVGGTLGSLALIMGFGAMLGKLLADCGGAQRIATTLIDKFGQLYIQWAVVLTGFTVGFALFYEIGFVLMLPLVFSIAANARISLLYVGVPMAAALSVTHGFLPPHPGPTAIAAIFHADMGRTLLYGTILAIPTVILAGPVYSRFLFHIDKPVPEGLYNPKKFTEQEMPSFAVSVWTSLVPVVLMALRAVTEMVLPAGNPILAYTEFFGEPIMATFIAVLIAIFTFGLNRGRSMDEVMNTITDSIKIIAMMLLIIGGGGAFKQVLVDSGVDKYIASLMEGSTISPLLLAWTIAATLRIALGSATVAAITAGGIAAPLIATTGVSPELMVIAVGSGSVIFSHVNDPGFWLFKEYFNLTIGETIRSWSVLETIIAVGGLVGCLLLNMVI
- the gntR gene encoding gluconate operon transcriptional repressor GntR, with the translated sequence MKKKRPGLQDVADQVGVTKMTVSRYLRDPDRVSQALQAKIAAALDSLGYIPNRAPDILSNATSRAIGVLLPSLTNQVFAEVLRGIEQVTDANGYQTMLAHYGYSPELEELRLTSLLSYNIDGLILSERHHSPRTLKMIEVAGIPVVEIMDCVSPCLDMAVGFDNFEAARQMTRLIVERGHHQVVYFGARQDERTLIKQQGYEQGMRDAGLPAYSVMMADSSNYSAGVELLCQTQREYPGINGIISTNDDLAIGALFECQRQGITVPDRMAIAGFHGHDFSRVAHPRLASVLTPREEMGRLSADCLLARLRGEPRADGQIDVGFTLLTGESI